In one window of Trueperaceae bacterium DNA:
- a CDS encoding argininosuccinate synthase yields the protein MSNERKPVKKVVLAYSGGLDTSVILHWIKATYGADVVAFTADIGQGEEVAAAKAKALRTGAVAAYAVDLQEDFVKEFVFPVLRAGAIYEGYYLLGTSFARPLIARKMIEIAEAEGADAVAHGATGKGNDQVRFELSAYALKPDVRVIAPWREWDLKGREDCIAYASAHGIDVPVTKEKPYSTDANLFHISYEGGVLEDPWAQPPAGMWKLTVDPEQAPDAPQVVTVAFEHGNPVAIDGERLGPVALLAKANEIAGRHGVGRVDIVENRFVGMKSRGCYETPGGTLLFHAHKAVESLTLDRQVLQLRDDLVPRYAAAVYNGFWFAPERVALQSLMDDIQKPVTGEARLKLYKGGVTVLGRRSPNSLYRQDVVTFEEDSVYDQADADGFIKLNALRLRIAKQLESSKGK from the coding sequence ATGAGCAACGAACGTAAGCCGGTCAAGAAGGTCGTCCTGGCGTACTCGGGTGGCCTCGACACCTCGGTCATCCTCCACTGGATAAAGGCGACGTACGGCGCGGACGTGGTCGCGTTCACGGCGGACATCGGCCAGGGCGAGGAGGTCGCAGCGGCCAAGGCGAAGGCGCTGCGCACGGGCGCGGTGGCGGCCTACGCCGTCGACCTGCAGGAGGACTTCGTCAAGGAGTTCGTCTTCCCCGTCCTGCGCGCCGGCGCCATCTACGAGGGCTACTACCTCCTCGGCACGTCGTTCGCGCGGCCGCTGATCGCGCGCAAGATGATCGAGATCGCCGAGGCCGAGGGCGCCGACGCCGTGGCGCACGGCGCCACGGGCAAGGGCAACGACCAGGTCCGCTTCGAGCTCTCCGCCTACGCCCTGAAGCCGGACGTGCGCGTCATCGCCCCCTGGCGCGAGTGGGACCTCAAGGGCCGCGAGGACTGCATCGCCTACGCGAGCGCGCACGGCATCGACGTGCCCGTCACGAAGGAGAAGCCGTACTCGACCGACGCGAACCTGTTCCACATATCCTACGAGGGCGGCGTGCTCGAGGACCCGTGGGCCCAACCCCCGGCGGGCATGTGGAAGCTGACGGTCGACCCCGAGCAGGCGCCCGACGCGCCGCAGGTGGTCACGGTCGCCTTCGAGCACGGCAACCCCGTCGCCATCGACGGCGAGCGGCTCGGGCCCGTCGCCCTCCTAGCCAAGGCCAACGAGATCGCGGGGCGGCACGGCGTCGGCCGCGTCGACATCGTCGAGAACCGCTTCGTGGGCATGAAGTCGCGCGGCTGCTACGAGACGCCGGGCGGCACGCTCCTGTTCCACGCCCACAAGGCCGTCGAGTCCCTGACGCTCGACCGGCAGGTCCTGCAGCTCAGGGACGACCTCGTCCCCCGTTACGCCGCCGCCGTCTACAACGGCTTCTGGTTCGCCCCGGAGCGCGTCGCGCTCCAGAGCCTGATGGACGACATCCAGAAGCCCGTCACGGGCGAGGCGCGCCTGAAGCTCTACAAGGGCGGCGTGACGGTGCTCGGGCGCCGCTCCCCGAACAGCCTGTACCGGCAGGACGTGGTCACGTTCGAGGAGGACAGCGTCTACGACCAGGCCGACGCCGACGGTTTCATCAAGCTGAACGCCCTGCGCCTGCGCATCGCGAAGCAGCTCGAGAGCTCCAAGGGGAAGTGA
- a CDS encoding metallophosphoesterase → MIKVIAIGDVHGQWPELWRVLRAASAATATLEPMQAVMEGRYRVVCVGDLVHYKDARDYANAVGVEPYDPSDPDHLRRASKAQIRELYRFKRYVDQSEGNVSVIIGNHDEAAFDHRYELSTRGGMSHVEFDASKGGVELPDDLRAWFAAMPREVVFHGVQFAHAGPLPGMQVFDDFFYHDPDTKSWWFNKPELVKQAGHRFGVYGHTVMKDGVYVDKENGFAMVDALGKLQFLELLLDDDRLDLSVIALAASQP, encoded by the coding sequence GTGATCAAGGTCATCGCCATCGGCGACGTGCATGGCCAGTGGCCGGAGCTCTGGCGCGTGCTGCGCGCCGCCTCCGCGGCCACGGCCACGCTGGAGCCGATGCAGGCCGTCATGGAAGGGCGCTACCGCGTCGTCTGCGTCGGCGATCTCGTGCACTACAAAGACGCGCGCGACTACGCCAACGCCGTGGGCGTCGAACCGTACGACCCGTCCGACCCCGACCACCTGCGCCGGGCGTCCAAGGCGCAGATCAGGGAGCTCTACCGCTTCAAGCGGTACGTCGACCAGAGCGAGGGCAACGTCTCGGTCATCATAGGCAACCACGACGAGGCCGCCTTCGACCACCGCTACGAGCTCTCCACGCGCGGGGGGATGAGCCACGTGGAGTTCGACGCCTCGAAGGGCGGCGTCGAGCTGCCAGACGACCTGCGCGCGTGGTTCGCGGCCATGCCGCGTGAGGTCGTGTTCCACGGCGTGCAGTTCGCCCACGCCGGGCCGCTGCCGGGCATGCAGGTCTTCGACGACTTCTTCTATCACGACCCCGACACGAAGTCGTGGTGGTTCAACAAGCCGGAGCTCGTCAAGCAGGCGGGGCATCGTTTCGGGGTGTACGGGCACACGGTCATGAAGGACGGCGTCTACGTCGACAAGGAGAACGGCTTCGCCATGGTCGACGCCCTCGGCAAGCTCCAGTTCCTGGAGCTGCTCCTGGACGACGACCGGCTCGACCTCAGCGTGATAGCCCTCGCGGCTTCGCAACCTTGA
- the argH gene encoding argininosuccinate lyase, whose translation MTGSDPKQAPEPPGAARASSMWGGRFAEATDALVQRVNASIGVDQAMAEDDLLGSIAHARMLMRQGILTEAEGEAMVAGLRQLLTEVRAGKVEWREELEDVHMNLESVLTQRLGPVGGKLHTARSRNDQVATDARLHLARRGAEVRGLVIELRRVIVRLAAEHIDVIMPGYTHLQVAQPVRFAHHLLAYHEMLERDQGRLEDALKRADVSPLGAGALAGTTFPIDRAYTAELLGFGAVARNSMDAVSDRDYMLETLSALAILMMHLSRLSEELIVWSTSEFGFVTLSDAYTTGSSIMPQKKNPDVCELVRGKTGRVYGALMGLLTVMKGLPLTYNKDMQEDKEGLFDALSTASDCLRLYVGMLPAMRVNATRMREAASRAYSNATDLADYLARRGLPFREAHHVVGRLVATAIERGVPLEALSLEELRAEDPRIEADVYAALDLETVVDARRSYGGTARERVLERIAVAEAELAGLDGGARRPDAQDVATAGDATGGDATGGETGEGHP comes from the coding sequence GTGACGGGGTCGGACCCGAAGCAGGCTCCAGAGCCGCCGGGCGCGGCCAGGGCGTCCAGCATGTGGGGCGGCCGGTTCGCGGAGGCCACGGACGCGCTCGTCCAGCGCGTCAACGCCTCCATCGGGGTGGACCAGGCCATGGCGGAGGACGACCTCCTCGGCTCCATCGCCCACGCGCGCATGCTCATGCGCCAGGGCATCCTGACGGAGGCCGAGGGCGAAGCCATGGTCGCCGGCCTGCGGCAGCTCCTTACCGAGGTGCGCGCGGGCAAGGTCGAGTGGCGCGAGGAGCTCGAGGACGTGCACATGAACCTCGAGTCCGTGCTCACGCAGCGCCTCGGGCCCGTCGGCGGCAAGCTGCATACGGCGCGCAGCAGGAACGACCAGGTCGCGACGGACGCGCGGCTCCACCTCGCGCGGCGGGGCGCGGAAGTGCGCGGCCTGGTGATCGAGCTGCGCCGCGTCATCGTGCGCCTGGCTGCGGAGCACATCGACGTGATCATGCCGGGCTACACGCACCTGCAGGTAGCGCAGCCCGTGCGCTTCGCCCATCACCTCCTCGCCTACCACGAGATGCTCGAGCGCGACCAGGGGCGGCTCGAGGACGCGCTTAAGCGCGCCGACGTGTCGCCGCTAGGCGCCGGCGCCCTCGCCGGCACCACCTTCCCCATCGACCGCGCCTACACGGCCGAGCTCCTCGGCTTCGGCGCCGTAGCACGCAACTCCATGGACGCCGTCTCGGACCGCGACTACATGCTCGAGACGTTGTCGGCGCTCGCGATCCTGATGATGCACCTCTCGCGCCTGAGCGAGGAGCTCATCGTCTGGTCGACGAGCGAGTTCGGCTTCGTGACGTTGAGCGACGCCTACACGACGGGCAGCTCGATCATGCCCCAGAAGAAGAACCCCGACGTCTGCGAGCTCGTGCGCGGCAAGACGGGCCGCGTGTACGGCGCCCTCATGGGCCTGCTGACGGTCATGAAGGGGCTCCCCCTCACCTACAACAAGGACATGCAGGAGGACAAGGAGGGGCTGTTCGACGCGCTCTCCACGGCGTCCGACTGCCTGCGCCTCTACGTCGGCATGCTGCCTGCCATGCGCGTCAACGCGACCCGCATGCGCGAGGCCGCCAGCAGGGCGTACTCCAACGCCACCGACCTGGCCGACTACCTCGCGCGGCGCGGCCTCCCCTTCCGTGAGGCGCACCACGTCGTCGGTCGGCTCGTGGCCACCGCCATCGAGCGCGGCGTGCCGCTCGAGGCGCTGAGCCTCGAGGAGCTGCGGGCCGAGGACCCGCGCATCGAGGCCGACGTCTACGCGGCCCTCGACCTCGAGACCGTGGTGGACGCCAGGCGCTCCTACGGCGGCACGGCGCGCGAGCGCGTGCTGGAGCGGATCGCGGTCGCGGAGGCCGAGCTGGCGGGCCTGGACGGCGGGGCGCGGCGCCCGGACGCGCAGGACGTAGCGACCGCCGGCGATGCTACCGGCGGCGATGCGACTGGCGGGGAGACCGGCGAGGGTCACCCATGA
- a CDS encoding DMT family transporter: MGEQRQALVGYALVAFAALLWALLGVFSKSLLGSGLTPTEIAFWRAAIGGALFAVHAALEGGLRLQRASDALAFVAFAVVGVTLFYTALNLAIEAGGVSLAFILLYSAPAFVAVLAALLLGERLTPTKATLVAMSVAGVVMVAQGGDSGMTVSARSVTWGLVAGASYASYYLFGKWALARYRPATIYAIVMPIGALGLAPLTPFAALTDPSPRTWLLLVLMAALSTYLAYFVYYTGLKRVEASRAVLVATIEPVVAAVLAAWLFGERLGALGIVGGALIVGAAMLSALPRRVFGRRSPVGSRVVRR; this comes from the coding sequence GTGGGGGAGCAGCGGCAGGCCCTCGTCGGCTACGCGTTGGTCGCGTTCGCCGCCCTGCTCTGGGCCCTGCTCGGCGTGTTCTCCAAGAGCCTGCTCGGCAGCGGCCTGACGCCGACGGAGATCGCGTTCTGGCGCGCCGCCATCGGGGGCGCGCTGTTCGCCGTCCACGCGGCGCTCGAAGGCGGCCTACGCCTGCAACGCGCCTCGGACGCCCTGGCGTTCGTCGCCTTCGCGGTGGTCGGCGTCACGCTCTTCTACACGGCGCTGAACCTCGCCATCGAGGCGGGCGGGGTCAGCCTCGCCTTCATCCTCCTGTACTCGGCGCCCGCGTTCGTCGCCGTCCTCGCCGCGCTGCTCCTCGGCGAGCGCCTGACGCCTACGAAGGCCACGCTCGTAGCGATGTCGGTCGCGGGGGTCGTGATGGTGGCGCAAGGCGGCGACTCCGGCATGACCGTCAGCGCGCGCAGCGTCACGTGGGGCCTCGTGGCCGGCGCCTCCTACGCGAGCTACTACCTGTTCGGCAAATGGGCGCTCGCGCGTTACCGGCCGGCGACCATCTACGCCATCGTCATGCCGATCGGGGCCCTCGGGTTGGCGCCCCTCACGCCCTTCGCCGCCCTGACGGACCCATCACCGCGGACCTGGCTACTGTTGGTCCTCATGGCCGCGCTCTCCACCTACTTGGCGTACTTCGTGTACTACACGGGCCTCAAGCGCGTGGAGGCCTCGCGCGCGGTGCTCGTGGCCACCATCGAGCCCGTCGTGGCGGCCGTGCTGGCCGCGTGGCTCTTCGGCGAGCGGCTGGGAGCGCTCGGCATCGTCGGCGGCGCGCTCATCGTCGGCGCCGCCATGCTGTCCGCGCTGCCGCGGCGCGTGTTCGGCCGCCGGTCGCCCGTCGGCTCACGTGTGGTGCGGCGCTGA
- a CDS encoding N-acetyltransferase — protein sequence MNVTVRPARAEDVPLIFENIGYWASQGRMLVRPMQNIFENLRDFFVAEVDDGSGPRFAGNGAMHILWGDIAEVRGLAVAPDVRARGVGRALVEACEHEARRVGIPLLFAWTYEVEFFERCGFTLIDKTRDLHPRVWSECLRCPFYVGCNENGVVKRMDGVPTPHNLPEPPPAQVPPGIR from the coding sequence ATGAACGTGACGGTGCGGCCGGCCAGGGCGGAGGACGTCCCCCTGATCTTCGAGAACATCGGCTACTGGGCGAGCCAGGGCCGCATGCTCGTGCGCCCGATGCAGAACATCTTCGAGAACCTCCGCGACTTCTTCGTCGCCGAGGTCGACGACGGCAGCGGCCCGCGCTTCGCCGGCAACGGCGCCATGCATATCCTCTGGGGCGACATCGCCGAGGTGCGCGGCCTGGCCGTGGCGCCCGACGTGCGCGCTCGCGGCGTCGGCCGGGCGCTCGTCGAGGCGTGCGAGCACGAGGCGCGGCGCGTCGGCATCCCGCTCCTCTTCGCGTGGACCTACGAGGTGGAGTTCTTCGAGCGTTGCGGCTTCACCCTCATCGACAAGACCCGCGACCTGCACCCCCGAGTGTGGTCCGAATGCCTGCGCTGTCCCTTCTACGTCGGCTGCAACGAGAACGGCGTGGTAAAGCGCATGGACGGCGTCCCGACCCCTCACAACCTGCCCGAGCCGCCGCCGGCGCAGGTGCCGCCCGGCATCCGCTGA
- the ftsE gene encoding cell division ATP-binding protein FtsE, producing MRPAPGTRGSGARGAAPVSSGMVEFRHVTKTYPRTHTHALKDVDFHIAKGEFVYVTGHSGAGKSTMLALMLRRIVATEGTVAVAGQDVARVPDSRLPMLRRHIGMIFQDHRLLGHLSAFENLTFTLRAVAARGNHEQRAMAVLRQVGLAHKRKAYPIELSLGEQQRVAIARAMVTDAPLLLADEPTGNLDPDTALEIMELLDDINLRGTTILLATHARDLVDSYKRRTLVLRNGELVRDDARGGYSL from the coding sequence GTGAGACCCGCGCCAGGCACCCGCGGCTCCGGCGCTCGCGGCGCCGCGCCCGTCTCCTCCGGCATGGTCGAGTTCAGGCACGTCACCAAGACCTACCCCCGCACGCATACGCACGCCCTCAAGGACGTCGACTTCCACATCGCCAAGGGCGAGTTCGTCTACGTGACGGGCCACTCCGGCGCCGGCAAGTCCACCATGCTGGCGCTCATGCTGCGCAGGATCGTCGCCACCGAGGGAACCGTCGCGGTCGCCGGGCAGGACGTCGCGCGCGTCCCGGACTCGCGTCTGCCCATGCTGCGGCGCCACATCGGCATGATCTTCCAGGACCACCGCCTGCTCGGCCACCTGTCCGCCTTCGAGAACCTGACGTTCACGCTGCGGGCCGTCGCGGCACGCGGCAACCACGAGCAGCGCGCCATGGCCGTCCTCCGGCAGGTGGGGCTGGCGCATAAGCGCAAGGCCTACCCGATCGAGCTGAGCCTCGGCGAGCAGCAGCGGGTCGCCATCGCGAGGGCGATGGTGACCGACGCCCCGCTCCTGCTGGCGGACGAGCCGACGGGCAACCTGGACCCCGACACCGCGCTCGAGATCATGGAGCTCCTCGACGACATCAACCTGCGCGGCACGACCATCCTGCTCGCGACGCACGCCCGCGACCTCGTGGACAGCTACAAGCGCCGCACGCTGGTGCTCCGCAACGGCGAGCTCGTCCGCGACGACGCGCGCGGCGGCTACTCGCTCTAG
- a CDS encoding GNAT family N-acetyltransferase: MPPRLREANAADAPGLAALYAVTRPQAKLGAGALREWLSRGRALLVEDADGRVLAALRHWEEGDGWRVEPIVTHPEHRGQGYGRWLMTMLEADAIRSNIPFLAVTLADAAVLPYYQRLGYRPLGEDPTELGKRVGGVWQRTAAPA, encoded by the coding sequence GTGCCGCCCAGGCTGCGCGAGGCGAACGCCGCCGACGCGCCCGGCCTGGCGGCCCTCTACGCCGTCACCAGGCCGCAGGCGAAGCTGGGGGCCGGCGCGCTGCGCGAGTGGCTCTCGCGCGGGCGGGCGCTCCTCGTCGAGGACGCCGACGGCCGGGTCCTCGCCGCGCTCAGGCACTGGGAGGAAGGCGACGGCTGGCGCGTGGAGCCGATCGTCACCCACCCCGAGCACCGCGGGCAAGGCTACGGCCGCTGGCTCATGACCATGCTCGAGGCCGACGCCATCCGCTCGAACATCCCGTTCCTCGCCGTGACGCTCGCCGACGCCGCCGTCCTGCCCTACTACCAGCGCCTCGGGTACCGGCCCCTCGGCGAGGACCCGACGGAGCTCGGCAAGCGCGTCGGGGGCGTGTGGCAGAGGACGGCGGCCCCGGCGTGA